One genomic window of Cupriavidus oxalaticus includes the following:
- a CDS encoding type IV pilin protein, translating into MSPRGFSLIELMAVVVIAALLASLAVPAWHEQLRRGWRAQARAELASALLELERHAAGAMSFATQPGGDTVAGDWPRPVPATGLARHVISAAPCPAASLDTCVELRATPRQPDQQCGVLILRSTGQWLSWPENADRPGPLPAEC; encoded by the coding sequence ATGAGTCCGCGCGGCTTTTCCCTGATCGAGCTCATGGCCGTGGTGGTGATCGCCGCGCTGCTGGCTTCGCTTGCCGTGCCCGCCTGGCACGAGCAACTCCGGCGCGGCTGGCGCGCCCAGGCACGCGCCGAACTGGCCTCTGCCTTGCTGGAGCTGGAACGGCACGCCGCGGGAGCCATGAGCTTCGCCACGCAGCCCGGAGGCGACACCGTGGCCGGCGACTGGCCGCGCCCGGTGCCGGCAACCGGCCTGGCACGGCATGTCATTTCGGCAGCGCCCTGCCCGGCGGCGAGCCTGGACACCTGCGTCGAACTGCGCGCCACGCCGCGCCAGCCCGACCAGCAGTGCGGCGTCCTGATCCTGCGCAGCACCGGCCAGTGGCTGTCCTGGCCGGAGAACGCGGACCGGCCGGGCCCGTTGCCGGCAGAGTGCTGA
- a CDS encoding GspH/FimT family pseudopilin, which translates to MPRVPRCAGVSLAELLACLAILAVLAATAWPSFSALLARQAVDQAADRLAASLALARSTAMARRIEVTLQPLDGQPGLDRGWQLLAGPGPATTPLAVVEPAASCLRVALRQTGRDSHTVRFTAVGYSRSEQGGFQAATFALSCRGAQRQVRLGAQGRIRLCTPGRDSDCDAADGPEPL; encoded by the coding sequence ATGCCACGCGTTCCTCGCTGCGCCGGCGTGAGCCTGGCCGAGCTGCTGGCCTGCCTCGCCATCCTGGCGGTGCTGGCCGCCACGGCCTGGCCATCCTTCAGCGCACTGCTGGCGCGCCAGGCGGTGGACCAGGCCGCCGACCGGCTTGCCGCGTCGCTGGCGCTGGCGCGCTCCACTGCGATGGCGCGCCGCATCGAAGTGACGCTACAGCCTCTGGACGGACAGCCCGGCCTCGACCGCGGCTGGCAACTGCTGGCCGGACCCGGCCCGGCTACGACGCCGCTGGCGGTGGTCGAGCCCGCCGCGTCCTGCCTGCGCGTGGCGCTGCGGCAGACCGGCCGCGACAGCCATACGGTGCGATTCACAGCTGTGGGATACTCTCGGTCTGAACAAGGCGGCTTCCAGGCCGCCACCTTCGCGCTCAGCTGCCGCGGCGCGCAGCGCCAGGTGCGCCTTGGCGCCCAGGGCCGCATCCGGCTCTGCACGCCGGGCCGCGACAGCGATTGCGATGCAGCGGACGGGCCCGAGCCGCTGTAA
- the ribD gene encoding bifunctional diaminohydroxyphosphoribosylaminopyrimidine deaminase/5-amino-6-(5-phosphoribosylamino)uracil reductase RibD, whose product MFSDTDHAAMQQALALAARGMFTTTPNPRVGCVLVKDGQVIGQGYTQPAGQDHAEIQAIKDALSRGLDPDGATAYVTLEPCSHFGRTPPCADALVRAGVARVVAAMEDPNPSVSGRGLQRLRDAGIDVRCGLLEKEARDLNIGFVSRMTRGLPWVRVKVAASMDGGTALHDGTSQWITGQAARDDGHAWRARACAILTGIGTVRDDDPALTVRALATPRQPQRVLVDSRLEVPLDAKILAPDAGEFAKPVLVFCAVEDRERQRALEARGAEVVVLPNPHGKVELPRMLQELGRRGINELHVEAGFKLNGSLVREHCADELLIYLAPKLLGDAQGMFNLPPLARLQDAAQFRWHEIRQIGDDLRLIARRNDA is encoded by the coding sequence ATGTTTTCCGATACCGACCACGCCGCCATGCAACAGGCCCTCGCGCTCGCCGCGCGGGGCATGTTCACCACCACGCCCAATCCGCGCGTCGGCTGCGTGCTGGTCAAGGACGGCCAGGTCATCGGCCAGGGTTACACCCAGCCGGCCGGACAGGACCATGCCGAAATCCAGGCGATAAAAGACGCGCTGTCGCGCGGGCTGGATCCGGACGGCGCCACCGCCTACGTCACGCTCGAGCCGTGCAGCCACTTCGGCCGCACGCCGCCATGCGCCGATGCGCTGGTGCGCGCCGGCGTGGCGCGGGTGGTAGCGGCAATGGAAGACCCCAACCCCTCGGTCTCCGGACGCGGCCTGCAGCGCCTGCGCGATGCCGGCATCGACGTCCGCTGCGGCCTGCTGGAAAAGGAAGCGCGCGATCTCAACATCGGTTTCGTGTCGCGCATGACGCGCGGGCTGCCGTGGGTGCGGGTCAAGGTGGCGGCGTCGATGGACGGCGGCACCGCGCTGCATGACGGCACCAGCCAGTGGATCACCGGCCAGGCGGCGCGCGACGACGGCCATGCCTGGCGCGCGCGCGCCTGCGCGATCCTGACCGGCATCGGCACGGTCCGCGACGACGACCCGGCGCTGACCGTGCGCGCGCTCGCCACCCCACGCCAGCCGCAGCGGGTTTTGGTCGACTCGCGGCTGGAAGTGCCGCTCGACGCAAAGATCCTGGCGCCGGACGCCGGCGAGTTCGCCAAGCCGGTGCTGGTGTTCTGCGCGGTGGAAGACCGCGAACGCCAGCGGGCGCTGGAAGCGCGCGGCGCCGAAGTGGTGGTCCTGCCCAACCCGCACGGAAAGGTCGAGCTGCCCCGGATGCTGCAGGAGCTGGGCCGGCGCGGCATCAACGAATTGCACGTCGAAGCGGGCTTCAAGCTCAATGGCTCGCTGGTGCGCGAACACTGCGCCGACGAGCTGCTGATCTACCTGGCGCCCAAGCTGCTTGGCGACGCGCAGGGCATGTTCAACCTGCCGCCGCTGGCGCGGCTGCAGGATGCCGCGCAGTTCCGCTGGCATGAAATCCGGCAGATCGGCGACGACCTGCGGCTGATCGCGCGCCGCAACGACGCCTGA
- a CDS encoding riboflavin synthase, whose product MFTGIVAAVGRIETVTPLGAADAGVRLHVAAGGLDLSDVIVGDSIAIQGACMTVIAMGEDSFDVEVSRESLDKTVGLESAGRVNLEKALRLADRLGGHLVSGHVDGLGEVVHFAPVGESHELRIRAPRELARYLAYKGSVVVNGVSLTVNRVSDEADGCVFSINLIPHTVEVTTLQELKPGARVNLEIDLIARYVERMLSATDTGK is encoded by the coding sequence ATGTTCACAGGCATTGTCGCGGCCGTCGGCCGCATCGAAACCGTAACCCCGCTGGGTGCCGCCGATGCCGGCGTGCGCCTGCATGTCGCCGCCGGCGGCCTGGACCTGTCCGATGTGATCGTCGGCGACAGCATCGCGATCCAGGGCGCCTGCATGACGGTGATCGCCATGGGCGAGGACAGCTTCGACGTCGAGGTCTCGCGCGAGTCGCTCGACAAGACCGTCGGCCTGGAGAGCGCCGGCCGCGTCAACCTGGAGAAGGCGCTGCGGCTGGCCGATCGCCTCGGCGGCCACCTGGTCTCCGGGCACGTCGACGGACTGGGCGAAGTGGTGCATTTCGCGCCCGTCGGCGAATCGCATGAACTGCGCATCCGCGCGCCGCGCGAGCTGGCCCGCTACCTGGCCTACAAGGGCTCGGTGGTGGTCAATGGCGTCTCGCTGACGGTCAACCGCGTCAGCGACGAAGCCGACGGCTGCGTGTTCTCGATCAACCTGATCCCGCACACGGTCGAGGTGACCACGCTGCAGGAGCTCAAGCCCGGCGCCCGCGTGAACCTGGAAA